A segment of the Gossypium hirsutum isolate 1008001.06 chromosome D10, Gossypium_hirsutum_v2.1, whole genome shotgun sequence genome:
TACCCATCAAATTGTGGTTTCATACAAAGTTGCAGGCAAAGCAAAGGCAACTCATAAAACCTTGGGTGGTGGTGGTGGATATTTGATGGCATTCTTAACAAGTTTTCTTGAAGCAGCATCACCAAGATCAATGCCACAAATATCAGACAATCTAATGAGGTACAAAAGTACATCAGAAAGTTCTTCCCCAAGATGTTCTTTTTCTGATTCCTCCCAATTTGGCAACCCTTTGTCCACTTCTCCTCTCCATTGGAATATCTCTGATAGCTCCCCTACTTCTCCAACCTACAATccataattgaaaaaaaaaaatcattattcgGACTGAGGTGAGTGTTGGGCtcaattgttttgtttttttctgtCGTATaccttgtttttttttgtttatattaaatttttaacttcgggttttatttttattttttaagagcTTGGCTTAGAATCTTactaaagttaaaataataaaatatttttgctGTGGATCTTAGACGCTTCCGATAAATTTTATGAACCCCTTCAGGCACTCCTTAAAATCAGAAAACAAAAATTCGAAACTAAAACCGAACACAGACATCCTTAAAATAATACGAACAATTCGAGATCCAAGGCAACTACTCAAAAGATGAACTTCAAATACTTCTCTCAATAGAAAAGTCAAACTCAACATACTTTTTGTGTCATACTTTACAGAAAAAATAAAGAGTTTTGGGTTTCAAGAGCAAAAAGAGACTTTTACATGAGCATGTTGCTTTGACATTCTAAATCAAACATGctgaggaaaaggaaaagaaaaaactcTAAACCAAACATGTTTCCCAGTGTCTCCAATAATGAAATGGCATCCACCTTGTTGTCTTTGAGTAAAGTACTTTAACAGCAGATAATGGCCTAAAGCATAGCCATATCTATGTCCATGGATATTGAAGTGGGTTTGTTATTGTTTTATAGATGAAATGTAGTAATTAAATAGGAGTGATAATGAAGTGATTACCATAGCAAGAAGTAGATTCCTAGGACTGTGGTATTTCTCCCAATCTCTGACCCTGGCAAATTCCTCAAGCTTCTTTGAGAGATCCTTGAGACTAATGTCAACCACTCTCTCTTGTGCATTCTCTTTCTCTTCTCCCATGCTTTGCTTTcccttgtttctttttttttttttggcttcttATGGTTTAAGATGGGTGATTTATAGCTTTGAAGGAGGAAGTTTCGGTACAATTGTGTTCTCAAGTACTATTTTGTGCATAACTAATTTgcatttttaaattgaaaagcaAAAATGCTTCATTCATGGTTTAAACATGAGATTCGTTGCTGCCCCACGATACACAAAATGGCCAACTTCACACTACCTGAAATTATAGTTAGAATATTCCCTTTTAATCATTTCTTAGAaacatttctattttattttgtgaatgaaaaagaaaaatattggaAAAATGGAAATTGAAAGCAAGGCTTTCCTTTCTCACAATCTCTTCTGTTCATTGggtttaaaaatatgtaaaagaaaaGTAGATGCTATATTCTGATGCATCAATGAACGTTTATAGCCAAAACCCTTGGGCAAATGACATCAAGTCTCAATAAACTCTACTATAAACCaaagtttgtatatatatattcaaatttggAGAAGGGGTTGATTTCACAGGGTTTGAACTCTAAATTTAGATGCGAACGTACAAATTCCTTTTTTACCGCACCGACAGGTTGTCGGCAATGTTTATCTGAATTGGTTTTATCCATCAAATGCGAGTAAAAATACGTATTAACCATTTTAGGCTTGTCATTACAATCAGGAATCATCCCGATGAATTCGAGGTTATCACTTTAAATCATTCTACATTCTTCAAATCTGGGCCATCCATTACGTTGCCTACAACCCTAGTGATGTGGAATCCTTTCAAGACTGAAACCAAGCCCTTCTGTTCTCCCATCTCCAGCTCTATACTAATGAGTTTTGAGTTTAACCTCCACTTCAAGCATCGATTTGGGTATTCCTTAACCAAGAAGTTGTAATCTTCGGTTTCGATAAAGTTGTGAAGCCATTTAATGGTGTTGTTTTGGAAGACTATTTGTCAATTGAAGTGGTGGATTTGCCTACTATAAATGACTTTAAATTCGAGAGGTATTGAGTGATATTAGTTGGATTTGataggatttttaattttttttgaattatatataataattcaattccattctcatttttttattttgagtttctggttttgaaattttaaatttattttgagaaaataaaattgatttgataaagctccaatatctttatcataaatatttttaaacaatgaacaaaaaataatcaataatttttatatagtatctttttggaaaatatgttttatatagaattttaacttattttcattaaattaaatataaaatatttatttttatatcataaaaattaagtataaatcaaataaaaatatacctcGATCCGATTTTAAGTGATCATGAGTTTCTTAACTAATATTTCATAAATCATTTAAATGCATCgattcgagttttttttttttttttttgttttccttgctCAATCCTAAGTATTCCAAAGGAAATTAGATCTGGCGAGGAGGTAACAGTGATAGTGACAATGATGAAGTAGAGGAGAAAAAACATTAacgtttatgttttttttttgagtttattataattattataattttttttttgaatggtaGAAATGCCAACATGGCTTTACAAACAGACAAGAACTAGGAGTAGCACAAGTGTCTAATAGAGGTAGAGCgtaaattttgtatgaaaattaaattaatataatatgtaaatttgaGAGTTAAATctattattatgttatatttaaaattatatgttttttattacttaataaatagaaatttattaaaaattaaaaaaaattgaatagttgaataatcgttttgtaaatttttatagttaaatgataaaaataaatttattaataattaaataattagcaatgtaatctttcaaaaataaattacgtataaatggaaaaataaaaaaaattatataaattcccTTGAGATAAGAAAGGACGGCCCCATGATTTATGTGGTGAAATGGGTGTGGAATTTACATCAAACATAATTCGGGAATCTTATGCCTTTCTGTTTATGGTTTAACCTTCTTCTTGGGTTACAACCCTTTTCGTGATAATGGCATCTGAACTGAAGCtgaatttattgtttttattttttggcaACTTGTTAGTATTTACTACTTTCAATCAAAGCAGAGATTCTGATCAATTAAGATAGCTTGGAATTTTAGCATTCCTTCCCGACCATCTTCTATTATTCAGACTTCTACTTTCTTATTAGATTTTTTAAGAGCTTTCGGTAAGATTCAAAGCTCTAAATTGTATGTTCATTTCATTACCAAATATTTCTTCttaatattgttttaattattaaaattattaaatcttTTATTACGAGTGTTGATAAAAatgtttaaaggttaaattatttGTCGAAACCatgtttatttttggaaaaaaacaaaaattagttgtcgacttaaaaaaaacaaaaaattgggagtcgccaccaatcttttattaatgtgtgattggatcacctaaaacgactttggtctacgtgtttcagaaaaacgggttcgggagtcagttacgtacgaggaaggattagcaccatcGTAACAcctaaaaattggtacctagttgattaattagtgttttaatGTTGAGAGTTGAAAAATATGATCTTtagtgaaattttttttaaaaaatgcgtTAATTATTAAGACTTTTCtcattttagaaaaagaaaatatcacacctaatgcgttagggcacgatgcTTTGCTTCTCCAAAAATGAGTTTGtccaaaatacttaaaatttaagagaatatTCATTTGTTCAGAATTTATAAGGAAATCGCggtccaatacgttagggcacaatttctcaaaattctaagcATCGGATAtttcctttattgtttttttttaaaaaaaatcgttaTCTCGAGAATTCAAC
Coding sequences within it:
- the LOC107915870 gene encoding dCTP pyrophosphatase 1, whose protein sequence is MGEEKENAQERVVDISLKDLSKKLEEFARVRDWEKYHSPRNLLLAMVGEVGELSEIFQWRGEVDKGLPNWEESEKEHLGEELSDVLLYLIRLSDICGIDLGDAASRKLVKNAIKYPPPPPKVL